The following proteins are encoded in a genomic region of Iodidimonas sp. SYSU 1G8:
- a CDS encoding inositol monophosphatase family protein codes for MAVKSAIINVMANAALKTAPQLVRDFGEVEQLQVSKKGPSDFVSMADLKAEKTLHRELSKARPDFGFMMEEQGTIEGADKSQRWIIDPLDGTTNFLHGIPHFAISIGYEKDGEILAGVVYDPVKDEMFWAERGRGAWMNDRRLRVSGRSDLSQSVLATGIPHFGRGNHREFLVLAELFMARTAGIRRMGAASLDLAYVAAGRYEAFWEAGLSAWDVAAGQIIVREAGGYVTDYAGRDKAVQSGEVLAANDQLHASLSKLISETRREIAARAKTASN; via the coding sequence ATGGCCGTCAAATCCGCGATCATCAATGTCATGGCCAACGCCGCGCTGAAAACGGCGCCGCAACTGGTCCGCGACTTCGGCGAAGTCGAACAGCTTCAGGTGTCCAAGAAGGGGCCGTCCGATTTCGTGTCCATGGCCGATCTGAAGGCCGAAAAGACCCTGCACCGCGAACTGAGCAAGGCACGGCCCGATTTCGGCTTCATGATGGAAGAACAGGGCACCATCGAAGGCGCCGACAAGTCACAGCGCTGGATCATCGATCCGCTCGACGGCACCACCAACTTCCTCCACGGTATTCCCCATTTCGCCATCTCCATCGGCTACGAAAAGGATGGCGAGATCCTGGCCGGCGTCGTCTACGACCCGGTGAAGGACGAGATGTTCTGGGCCGAACGTGGCCGCGGCGCCTGGATGAATGATCGCCGCCTGCGCGTTTCCGGGCGCTCGGACCTGTCGCAGTCGGTGCTGGCGACCGGCATCCCCCATTTCGGCCGCGGCAACCACCGCGAGTTCCTTGTTCTCGCCGAACTCTTCATGGCCCGCACCGCCGGCATCCGGCGCATGGGCGCGGCGTCGCTGGATCTGGCCTATGTGGCGGCCGGCCGCTACGAGGCGTTCTGGGAAGCCGGACTGAGCGCGTGGGACGTGGCCGCGGGCCAGATCATCGTCCGGGAAGCCGGCGGCTACGTCACCGACTATGCCGGCCGCGACAAGGCGGTCCAGAGCGGCGAAGTGCTCGCGGCCAACGACCAGCTTCATGCCAGCCTCTCGAAGCTGATTTCGGAAACGCGACGCGAGATCGCGGCGCGGGCCAAGACAGCCTCGAATTAG
- a CDS encoding OmpA family protein, with translation MTIKPTPARSAIAAFVVAFALLQPALAQEGDGIDINMDALRNRPKQAAPEPPPPPPPPVVKPAPPAGEKQAKTPRRWAGKSITILFQGTELALSASASQRLDSIAAQAASTTQRLELMSYAGTADQRASDTRRLALQRAITVRNYLIGKGMDGSRIALRPQGPAAAGEQPERVDVRFQDE, from the coding sequence ATGACGATCAAACCGACACCGGCCCGATCGGCCATCGCGGCCTTCGTGGTGGCCTTTGCACTGCTCCAACCCGCGCTGGCGCAGGAAGGAGACGGCATCGATATCAACATGGATGCGCTGCGGAACCGGCCCAAACAAGCCGCGCCAGAGCCGCCGCCGCCACCGCCACCGCCGGTCGTGAAGCCGGCGCCTCCAGCGGGCGAAAAGCAGGCCAAAACGCCGCGTCGCTGGGCCGGCAAGAGCATCACCATTCTGTTCCAGGGAACCGAGCTGGCCCTTTCCGCCTCGGCCAGTCAGCGGCTGGACAGTATCGCGGCCCAGGCCGCGAGCACCACCCAGCGGCTCGAGCTGATGTCCTATGCGGGTACGGCCGACCAGCGCGCCAGCGATACGAGGCGCCTCGCCCTGCAACGCGCCATCACGGTTCGTAATTACCTCATCGGCAAGGGAATGGATGGATCGCGAATCGCGCTGCGCCCTCAGGGACCGGCGGCGGCGGGCGAACAGCCCGAGCGGGTCGACGTCCGCTTCCAGGACGAGTAA
- a CDS encoding ABC transporter transmembrane domain-containing protein yields the protein MTEKDPQAEILSPVFARAGKRDLGQLRFLLRFVQPYRALVASAVVALVIGVAAVMAFGPAMRRMVDMGFDMANQPNVNWYFLGVFGVVVVLAAATAVRFALVSWLGERVVADMRAAVYGHVISLSPTFFTENRSGEIASRLTADTTLIQSVVGSSLSVALRGMLTVVGGLIALGLTNLKLTLLVLLAVPLVLAPIMLIGKKVRNLSRASQDRIADIGAMVTEGFGATQTIQAFTHEAADRDAFNRVGEGAFATAVRRIKARAWLTFLVILLAVGVIDLVLWIGAHDVMAGRMTNGELAQFVFFSVMVAGSVIGVSESYGEMLRAAGAAGRMMELLQVEPGIKAPADPVALPQPPRGEVAFENVTFHYPSRPNAPALEGLSFAVRAGETVALVGPSGAGKSTVFQLLLRFYDPEQGSVRVDGVDLRQADPGAVRGRMGIVPQDTMIFAASALENIRYGRPGATDAEVRAAIQAAAADEFLGALPQGLDTQLGERGVKLSGGQRQRIAIARAILRDPPILLLDEATSALDAQSEQVVQTALERLMQNRTTIVIAHRLATVLKADRILVIDGGRLVDEGTHQELQAKGGLYASLAELQFGAGPERRLSVIGG from the coding sequence GTGACCGAAAAAGATCCGCAGGCCGAAATCCTCAGTCCGGTCTTCGCCCGCGCCGGCAAGCGGGATCTGGGACAGCTGCGTTTTCTGCTGCGTTTCGTCCAGCCCTATCGCGCGCTGGTCGCCAGCGCCGTCGTTGCCCTGGTGATCGGCGTGGCCGCCGTGATGGCCTTCGGTCCGGCCATGCGCCGCATGGTCGACATGGGCTTCGACATGGCCAATCAGCCCAACGTGAACTGGTACTTCCTGGGTGTGTTCGGCGTGGTCGTGGTGCTGGCGGCGGCGACGGCGGTGCGTTTCGCGCTGGTCTCGTGGCTGGGCGAACGGGTCGTCGCCGACATGCGGGCGGCGGTCTATGGCCACGTCATCTCGCTCAGTCCGACATTTTTCACCGAGAACCGCTCCGGCGAAATCGCGTCGCGGCTGACCGCCGACACGACGCTGATCCAGTCGGTTGTCGGCTCCAGTCTTTCCGTGGCGCTGCGCGGCATGTTGACGGTCGTCGGCGGCCTGATCGCGCTCGGCCTGACCAATCTGAAACTGACCCTGCTGGTCCTGCTGGCGGTGCCGCTGGTGCTGGCGCCCATCATGCTGATCGGCAAGAAAGTACGGAACCTGTCACGCGCCAGCCAGGACCGTATCGCGGATATCGGCGCCATGGTCACGGAAGGCTTCGGCGCGACCCAGACGATTCAGGCGTTCACCCACGAGGCGGCCGATCGCGACGCCTTCAACAGGGTCGGCGAGGGTGCCTTCGCCACGGCGGTGCGCCGGATCAAGGCGCGCGCCTGGCTGACCTTCCTCGTCATCCTGCTCGCCGTGGGCGTCATCGACCTGGTCCTGTGGATCGGGGCGCACGACGTGATGGCCGGACGCATGACCAATGGCGAACTGGCCCAGTTCGTCTTCTTCTCGGTCATGGTCGCGGGCTCGGTGATCGGCGTCAGCGAGAGTTATGGCGAGATGCTGCGCGCGGCGGGCGCCGCGGGACGAATGATGGAATTGCTGCAGGTCGAGCCCGGTATCAAGGCGCCGGCCGATCCGGTGGCGTTGCCTCAGCCGCCGCGCGGCGAGGTCGCGTTCGAGAACGTCACTTTCCACTATCCGTCACGGCCGAACGCGCCGGCGCTGGAAGGCTTGTCCTTCGCGGTGAGGGCGGGCGAGACCGTCGCGCTGGTCGGGCCGTCGGGCGCCGGCAAGTCGACCGTCTTCCAGTTGCTCCTGCGGTTTTACGATCCGGAACAGGGCAGCGTCCGGGTCGATGGCGTCGACCTGCGCCAGGCCGATCCGGGCGCGGTCCGTGGCCGCATGGGCATCGTTCCGCAGGACACCATGATCTTCGCCGCCTCGGCGCTGGAGAATATCCGCTACGGGCGGCCGGGCGCCACCGACGCCGAGGTGCGGGCGGCCATCCAGGCGGCGGCGGCCGACGAGTTTCTCGGCGCCCTGCCGCAGGGGCTGGATACCCAACTGGGCGAACGCGGCGTCAAGCTGTCGGGCGGTCAGCGGCAGCGGATCGCCATCGCGCGGGCGATCCTGCGCGATCCGCCCATCCTGCTGCTCGACGAGGCCACCAGCGCGCTCGACGCCCAGAGCGAACAGGTGGTGCAAACGGCGCTCGAGCGCCTGATGCAGAACCGCACCACTATCGTCATCGCCCACCGTCTTGCGACCGTACTGAAGGCCGACCGGATTCTGGTGATCGACGGCGGACGGCTGGTCGACGAGGGGACGCATCAGGAGCTGCAGGCCAAGGGCGGGCTCTACGCCAGCCTGGCCGAGCTGCAGTTCGGCGCCGGTCCCGAGCGCCGCCTCAGCGTGATCGGCGGTTAG
- a CDS encoding nuclear transport factor 2 family protein, translated as MASDIEDKLAIQHVAQVYADGVMQRNAELWGSTWAEQGEWSLPGMEKPITGRETLKGFWSQVMQGYPYVLHWVQPGLITVNGDKATARFYVQENIKDAKGDQVRVAGVYDDQLVRENGEWKFARRDFTVLYRGPTDLSGNWSAYSGR; from the coding sequence ATGGCGAGCGATATCGAGGACAAGCTGGCGATCCAGCACGTGGCGCAGGTCTATGCCGACGGCGTCATGCAGCGTAACGCCGAACTGTGGGGCTCCACCTGGGCCGAACAGGGCGAATGGAGCCTGCCGGGCATGGAAAAGCCGATCACCGGCCGCGAAACCCTGAAGGGCTTCTGGTCGCAGGTCATGCAGGGCTATCCCTACGTGCTGCATTGGGTGCAGCCGGGCCTCATCACCGTCAACGGCGACAAGGCGACGGCCCGCTTCTACGTCCAGGAAAACATCAAGGACGCCAAGGGCGACCAGGTGCGCGTGGCCGGTGTCTATGACGACCAGCTGGTGCGCGAGAATGGCGAATGGAAGTTCGCCCGCCGCGACTTCACCGTGCTCTACCGGGGTCCGACCGACCTCAGCGGCAACTGGTCGGCCTATTCGGGCCGTTAA
- the cofD gene encoding 2-phospho-L-lactate transferase, translating into MSGHVLALCGGVGGAKLALGLSLILPPERLTVVINTGDDFTHLGLRICPDIDTVTYTLGGLSNTELGWGRSGESWEFMENLRTLGGPDWFNLGDKDLATHVERTRRLMAGEPLSAITADFAAKHGIGPALVPMTDDEVATIIETDDGDLAFQHYFVRDRCQPEVRGIRFEGAEDAMPSPGLIAALKGPLDAIVICPSNPFLSVDPLLALPGIREALAGHEAPVIAVSPIVGGKAIKGPTAKLMGELGLDVTAASIVHHYRGLLDGFVLDSEDSDLAGRLSVSTYVTNTVMKTIEDRTGLARAVLDFAIRLKGRA; encoded by the coding sequence GTGAGCGGCCATGTCCTTGCCCTGTGCGGCGGAGTCGGCGGCGCCAAGCTGGCGCTAGGCCTGTCGCTGATCCTGCCGCCGGAGCGGCTCACCGTCGTGATCAACACGGGCGATGATTTCACCCATCTCGGTTTGCGCATCTGTCCGGATATCGACACGGTCACCTATACGCTGGGCGGGCTGTCCAACACGGAGCTGGGCTGGGGCCGCTCGGGCGAGAGCTGGGAGTTCATGGAGAACCTGCGGACGCTCGGCGGACCCGACTGGTTCAATCTGGGCGACAAGGATCTGGCGACCCATGTGGAGCGGACCCGCCGGCTGATGGCAGGCGAGCCGCTGAGCGCGATCACGGCGGATTTCGCCGCCAAGCACGGCATCGGTCCCGCGCTGGTGCCGATGACCGACGACGAGGTCGCCACCATCATCGAGACCGATGATGGCGACCTGGCGTTCCAGCATTATTTCGTGCGGGACAGATGTCAGCCCGAAGTGCGGGGCATTCGCTTCGAGGGCGCCGAGGACGCCATGCCCAGTCCGGGCCTGATCGCGGCCCTCAAGGGTCCGCTCGATGCCATCGTGATCTGTCCGTCCAATCCGTTCCTGAGCGTCGATCCGCTGCTCGCGCTACCGGGTATCCGGGAAGCACTGGCTGGCCACGAGGCCCCGGTGATCGCGGTCTCGCCCATCGTCGGCGGCAAGGCGATCAAGGGACCGACGGCCAAGCTGATGGGCGAGCTGGGCCTCGACGTCACCGCCGCTTCCATTGTCCACCATTATCGCGGGCTGCTGGACGGCTTCGTCCTCGACAGCGAGGATTCGGATCTGGCCGGCAGGCTGAGTGTCTCGACCTATGTCACCAACACGGTGATGAAAACGATCGAGGACCGCACGGGGCTGGCCCGTGCGGTCCTCGATTTCGCCATTCGCCTGAAAGGCCGGGCTTAA